In a single window of the Cryptococcus tetragattii IND107 chromosome 1, whole genome shotgun sequence genome:
- a CDS encoding 40S ribosomal protein eS24 yields the protein MDPEGPVTLRTSKFITNRLLNRRQFVLTVFHPTRPNVSRSELSEKLAALYKTDKERVTVFGLKTKFGGGSSTGFGLIYDDEESQKKFEPKHRLVRSNLAEKVVKPSRKLRKERKNRAKKLRGKARAKAGEPAKKK from the exons ATG GACCCCGAAGGCCCCGTCACCCTCCGAACCTCCAAGTTCATCACCAACCGTCTCCTCAACCGACGACAGTTTGTCCTCACTGTCTTCCACCCCACTCGCCCCAACGTCTCTCGTTCTGAGCTCTCTGAGAAGCTTGCTGCCCTTTACAAGACCGACAAGGAGCGTGTGACCGTTTTCGGTCTCAAGACTAAGTTCGGTGGCGGTTCTTCTACCGGTTTTGGTTTGATctacgatgatgaggaatcTCAGAAGAAGTTTGAGCCCAAGCACAGGCTCGTGAGG TCCAACCTCGCCGAGAAGGTTGTTAAGCCTTCCAGGAAGCTTCGtaaggagaggaagaaccGAGCGAAGAAG CTCCGAGGAAAGGCTCGTGCCAAGGCCGGCGAGCCCGCTAAGAAGAAGTAA